The Cervus canadensis isolate Bull #8, Minnesota chromosome X, ASM1932006v1, whole genome shotgun sequence genome contains a region encoding:
- the LOC122435646 gene encoding uncharacterized protein LOC122435646 — translation MKKTRGYHTKGGPTPVAEHTEIERGLQGRSKENAVVGLWQAGQNKICMDDLYHRPCMPQSGMGVPQCRWELGAKAWDAPRLWQQLPLYAGVSLANPSARRLLQSASPCSLVTVYDRKAVIKNADMSEEMQQDSVECATQALEKYNIEKDIAARIKEFDKKYNPTWHCTMGRNFSSYVTHESKHFIYFYLDQVAILLFKSG, via the exons ATGAAGAAGACGAGAGGTTACCACACAAAGGGAGGCCCCACACCAGTGGCAGAACACACTGAAATAGAAAGGGGCCTTCAGGGGCGATCAAAAGAAAATGCAGTGGTTGGTCTGTGGCAGGCAGGACAGAACAAGATTTGCATGGATGATCTGTACCACAGGCCTTGCATGCCCCAGTCTGGGATGGGTGTCCCCCAGTGCAGATGGGAGCTGGGTGCTAAAGCGTGGG ATGCGCCCCGGCTTTGGCAGCAACTGCCTCTCTACGCAGGTGTGAGCCTTGCTAACCCTTCCGCCAGGAGACTGTTACAGTCGGCCAGCCCCTGCTCCTTGGTAACTGTGTATGACCGAAAGGCCGTGATCAAGAATGCTGATATGTCAGAGGAGATGCAACAGGACTCGGTGGAGTGTGCTACGCAGGCATTGGAGAAATATAATATAGAGAAGGACATTGCAGCCCGTATCAAGGAGTTTGACAAGAAGTACAACCCCACTTGGCACTGCACCATGGGGAGGAATTTCAGTAGTTATGTGACACATGAATCCAAACACTTCATCTACTTCTACCTGGACCAAGTGGCCATTCTCCTGTTCAAATCTGGTTAA